In the genome of Spirochaetia bacterium, one region contains:
- a CDS encoding alcohol dehydrogenase catalytic domain-containing protein, which translates to MKEVIITQPHEFEVREVPVPELEQETDVLIEMKAAGVCGSDHHIFQGSNPCSSYPRIPGHENAGIIAKIGSAVKNVKVGDHVIIDLLSACGTCYQCKIGRRNVCENVQVRGSGVDGGWREYFTAPAKEVYKIDDAVNWTDAALVEPYAIGAHCTSRGRVVENDVVFILGMGTIGSIILQTCKAKGCKTVICADIDQLSLDRAVEYGADYIINTKKENLIARIQEITNRKGVTIAFDAACFPGSLTLCLQPGIICNAGRMVPMGFSTSKEGITQAMINQRELDIIGSRMSEFQFEPTIKRMENKEFNTKGIATKIIPFNEIEKVFDFIEHPTADSKKMVIVF; encoded by the coding sequence ATGAAAGAAGTAATTATTACGCAACCACATGAATTTGAGGTACGTGAGGTTCCTGTTCCTGAATTGGAACAAGAAACAGATGTCTTGATAGAAATGAAAGCTGCTGGGGTCTGTGGGAGCGATCATCATATTTTTCAGGGATCTAATCCTTGTTCTTCCTATCCTCGGATTCCAGGCCATGAAAATGCTGGTATAATTGCAAAGATTGGATCAGCTGTAAAAAATGTCAAAGTAGGTGATCATGTTATAATTGATTTGCTTTCTGCGTGTGGAACGTGTTATCAATGCAAGATTGGACGAAGAAATGTTTGTGAAAATGTTCAGGTGCGTGGTTCTGGTGTCGATGGCGGTTGGCGGGAATATTTTACTGCACCTGCAAAAGAAGTCTATAAAATAGATGATGCGGTTAACTGGACTGATGCTGCTCTTGTAGAGCCCTATGCTATAGGTGCTCATTGTACTTCCCGAGGCCGTGTCGTTGAGAATGATGTGGTATTTATTTTGGGAATGGGAACCATTGGTTCGATTATCTTGCAGACGTGTAAGGCAAAAGGATGCAAAACTGTAATTTGTGCAGATATTGATCAACTTTCTTTAGACCGTGCAGTGGAGTATGGTGCTGATTATATAATCAATACGAAAAAAGAAAATTTAATAGCCAGAATACAAGAAATTACAAATAGGAAAGGTGTCACTATTGCTTTTGATGCTGCTTGTTTCCCTGGTTCACTTACGTTGTGTCTTCAACCAGGGATTATCTGCAATGCAGGAAGAATGGTCCCTATGGGGTTTAGTACCAGTAAAGAGGGAATAACCCAGGCTATGATAAACCAAAGAGAGCTTGATATTATTGGTTCTCGAATGTCCGAATTCCAATTTGAACCAACTATCAAAAGAATGGAAAACAAGGAATTTAATACAAAGGGGATTGCAACGAAAATTATTCCTTTCAATGAAATAGAAAAAGTTTTTGACTTCATTGAGCATCCTACTGCGGATTCAAAAAAAATGGTTATTGTATTCTGA
- a CDS encoding ABC transporter permease gives MNNCIDKIKQFLSENWILLIPYIMLFIIVFTMGILNANTLSIRYLANKIDASFVLILVAVGQTFVLLTGGFDLSVGGIICIVNCLAATQMNGSLVSILFWSVAGLILGIAIGMLNGFIIEKTGLQPFIVTLATQSICMGVSLLILKVDGGNVPTDFVNALLTRVAGIPISAFILLALVLWWLYFKHTQICTNIYAIGSNKKSAELNGVPVLKTMVFSYALSGGFAAVAGLFRTVVAASGSPTAGGDYVMISISAAVIGGTALTGGIGGVLGTIIGAFVLRYISDLLVFMYVSSYWSSLVQGVLLILAVALSAYGTIRTKRKEGIS, from the coding sequence ATGAATAATTGTATCGATAAAATAAAACAATTCCTATCTGAGAATTGGATTTTGCTTATTCCATATATTATGCTCTTTATTATTGTTTTTACCATGGGCATACTTAATGCCAATACGCTGAGTATTCGATATCTTGCAAATAAAATTGATGCTTCTTTTGTATTGATTCTTGTTGCGGTAGGACAGACATTTGTCTTGCTTACTGGTGGTTTTGATCTTTCCGTCGGAGGGATTATTTGTATTGTTAATTGTCTGGCTGCAACGCAAATGAATGGAAGTCTTGTTTCTATCTTATTTTGGTCCGTTGCTGGGTTGATTCTTGGCATAGCTATTGGCATGTTAAATGGTTTCATTATTGAAAAAACAGGATTACAACCTTTTATCGTAACTTTGGCAACACAATCCATATGCATGGGAGTTTCTCTCTTGATTCTTAAGGTCGATGGAGGAAATGTACCGACGGATTTTGTAAATGCGTTATTAACAAGAGTTGCTGGTATACCGATTTCAGCATTCATTTTGCTGGCATTGGTTCTTTGGTGGCTGTATTTTAAGCATACTCAAATTTGTACAAATATTTATGCGATAGGTAGTAATAAAAAATCAGCGGAACTCAACGGTGTTCCTGTATTGAAAACAATGGTATTCTCTTATGCCCTTTCAGGTGGTTTTGCTGCAGTTGCCGGATTGTTCAGGACTGTTGTTGCAGCTTCTGGTTCTCCGACAGCCGGAGGGGATTATGTAATGATTTCCATTTCAGCCGCTGTGATTGGTGGTACAGCATTGACAGGCGGCATAGGTGGTGTTTTAGGGACTATAATTGGTGCGTTTGTGCTGCGCTATATTTCTGATTTATTGGTGTTTATGTATGTTTCTTCCTATTGGTCTTCGTTGGTTCAGGGTGTACTCCTGATTTTAGCTGTAGCTTTGAGTGCTTATGGCACCATTCGCACAAAGCGTAAAGAAGGGATAAGTTGA
- a CDS encoding ATP-binding cassette domain-containing protein, whose protein sequence is MSFAKTSEIIKILSKDPEIVILDEATSALAENRVKWLLCLARKLANKGKIVIFISHRMSEITDCCDNITILRNGVVSGNLPINKDLDLDEVVSLMLGRKLENYYPKIECHTQQSQLLELHDVHYRSLLNHIDFVLHHGEVLGLGGLAGQGQAELLLGLYGICRLEGQVRLNRKAISINSPKEAISHQIALIPEERGIQGLFLRLGIDFNISIPSVDSLSKFGVVDELKEEQLVDRYMKALSIKAQGRKSAVQELSGGNQQKVVMAKIMSCNPELYLMHDITRGVDVGTKREMFNIVRKLALEGCGILYFSTDVDELVHVCDRVLVMQDGYVRANLEGNEITKENIIGASIGVYKSGAKNE, encoded by the coding sequence GTGAGTTTTGCAAAAACCTCAGAAATCATTAAAATATTATCTAAAGACCCTGAGATTGTTATTTTAGATGAAGCAACGTCAGCCTTAGCTGAAAACAGAGTAAAATGGTTACTTTGCTTAGCTCGTAAACTGGCAAATAAAGGTAAGATAGTCATTTTTATTTCTCATCGAATGTCGGAAATTACAGATTGTTGCGATAATATTACAATTCTTCGTAATGGGGTTGTTTCGGGAAATTTGCCTATCAATAAAGATCTTGATTTGGATGAGGTAGTTTCCCTTATGCTTGGAAGGAAGCTGGAGAACTATTATCCCAAAATTGAATGCCATACCCAGCAATCACAATTGTTAGAATTGCATGATGTGCACTATCGGTCATTATTAAATCACATTGATTTTGTGTTGCACCATGGAGAAGTATTGGGGCTTGGTGGCTTGGCTGGACAGGGGCAAGCTGAATTATTACTTGGACTTTATGGTATCTGTCGATTGGAAGGGCAAGTAAGATTAAACAGGAAGGCTATTTCAATAAATTCTCCAAAGGAAGCTATATCACATCAAATTGCTTTAATTCCAGAAGAACGGGGCATTCAAGGACTTTTCTTGAGACTTGGTATTGATTTTAATATTTCAATTCCTTCTGTTGATAGTCTATCAAAATTTGGAGTTGTTGATGAATTGAAAGAAGAGCAACTTGTAGACAGATATATGAAGGCTCTTAGTATTAAAGCGCAAGGTAGGAAGAGTGCAGTACAGGAATTATCAGGGGGCAATCAGCAAAAGGTAGTTATGGCAAAAATTATGTCATGTAACCCTGAGTTGTATTTGATGCATGATATAACACGAGGTGTTGATGTCGGAACAAAAAGAGAAATGTTCAATATTGTAAGGAAGCTTGCATTGGAGGGCTGTGGGATTTTATATTTTTCGACAGATGTGGATGAATTGGTTCATGTTTGTGATCGTGTGCTTGTCATGCAAGATGGCTATGTAAGAGCAAATCTTGAAGGCAACGAGATTACGAAAGAAAATATTATCGGGGCATCGATAGGAGTATATAAATCAGGGGCAAAAAATGAATAA
- a CDS encoding ABC transporter permease, with amino-acid sequence MILNKIRENSSIVVTFLIAFVLFGIVSIAKHGYADIANIKVLSISIAILGLTALGQTFPILTGGMDLSIPWTFCIGGYLCAAVSQGTNGNLIFAVPLVLLVGLLMGLFNGYGIAYVGIAPVIMTMASNIIFQGLLLGITGGTPGGKIPSLIKHISTGSIGPVSMLFILWILISLLAWFTLSKKIYGRKIYAVGNSETCSLFSGINVKMVKVSAYALCSMMSALAGMLYAGKVSQLYLGMGDAYQMSSISAVAIGGISLVGGSGSYVGAMAGCFVIVILDGLLTALNFSQGIQKIIYGIVLFTAVYISSKRQK; translated from the coding sequence ATGATTTTAAATAAAATTAGGGAAAACTCATCGATTGTTGTTACATTCTTGATTGCTTTTGTGTTATTTGGCATTGTTTCAATTGCAAAACATGGATATGCAGATATCGCAAATATAAAAGTTTTATCAATATCTATTGCAATTTTAGGATTGACAGCTCTAGGACAGACCTTTCCAATATTGACTGGAGGTATGGATTTATCAATTCCATGGACTTTTTGCATCGGTGGTTATTTATGTGCAGCCGTATCCCAAGGCACGAATGGGAATCTGATTTTTGCAGTTCCTTTGGTTTTGCTTGTTGGACTTTTAATGGGACTTTTCAACGGATATGGTATTGCTTATGTCGGTATTGCTCCTGTCATAATGACTATGGCTTCTAATATTATTTTTCAAGGATTGTTGCTAGGCATAACAGGTGGAACTCCTGGTGGGAAGATACCCTCATTGATTAAACATATTTCGACAGGAAGTATAGGTCCTGTCAGTATGTTGTTTATCTTATGGATTTTAATATCATTACTTGCTTGGTTTACATTGAGCAAAAAAATTTACGGGCGAAAAATTTATGCGGTTGGAAACAGTGAAACCTGTAGTTTGTTTTCCGGTATCAATGTCAAGATGGTTAAAGTATCTGCTTATGCATTATGCAGTATGATGTCCGCATTGGCAGGAATGCTTTATGCAGGTAAAGTAAGCCAATTGTATCTAGGGATGGGAGATGCGTATCAGATGTCCTCAATATCTGCCGTAGCAATTGGCGGTATATCGCTTGTCGGTGGTAGCGGAAGCTATGTGGGGGCAATGGCTGGTTGTTTTGTCATTGTTATTTTGGATGGCCTTTTGACTGCTCTGAATTTTTCTCAGGGTATTCAAAAGATAATATATGGCATTGTGTTGTTCACGGCCGTATATATTTCTTCCAAGCGTCAGAAATAA